The DNA sequence aaatcgtttacGTTCATTCAACGCTTAACTTAAGCATAAAAGTGAATTCTGCGAACTTTCATGTCCACCGGTCACCgcgttttattatttatttatttatttatttatttattagaaataaaaaataaaaaactgaattccGTAATGTAACTTAAGAATATAATATTACTTATATGGTGAATTAATTAAATACCATttctcaattttagaaaaaagcaGCTGCCATTTTATACTATTTGTGGCATCAAATTGCGAGTAATGTTCATGCCACAGCTCAAGACGTGAGAAACTACATACAGTACTTCACGGAATTTTCTAACAATTTGCTGCAAACACTCATTCATTCCTCAGATATTGATGTaagtttttacttatttatttacttaaaatacgaGTAAGCTATTATATTAATATCACAATACGtaaataagtttgaaataatttggtTAAATTTCTTGTTGAAGTAATGAATTTGTTTACTTTTATAGACTAGTACTGCTTTAATTTAAGGAATGGCActgtttttaatttctatttgatTTGCACGAATcctaattacataaaaataatcaatgccagatttatagaaaaaaaatccttattatatAAAAATGTTCCAGTATGGAAAATATTTTGCCTCTTTACATCAAAGAAGATTTCAATTTCTCTATTTTCATCTAAGTTAGAAAATATTATTGAACTTCCTTCCTAAACCTAAATCTACCTAAAGTCAATCTAATTAACTAATGCTTAAATTTCTTTATATTTCATCTTTCTATGTTTACTATTAccagtttctaatttttaaaataatttggacAGACATTTCTATTACATTTTAAGCTTTATACGGATATTTTGGAATTTCGAATTATATCTAGACAGTTCAATTCTTTCAGGTCCATGACAAAGTTTTTAAAGACAACAtctaaatctgtaaaaaaaaaaaaaaaacctcatcgtAAGCTTTGTGCTGCTGCTGTGCTATTGCTATATCAAACGTGGTATACTGTATTGAATAATCAGCTCTTGACTGCTCATGTGGCAGGATAATTGACAAAATCAGTGTTTTTAATGTATaccactgaaaataaaaattgtatctgATTTCCTCTCTATTTCTTTTTAGGGGAATACCATTTTGCACTTTGCCTATGCTTATAATAATTTTGACGTGGCAGAGGTCTTATTGACCCATGGAAATGCAACGGAATTGTTGAACAAGCCGAATAATGTTCGTATTGTTGTCAATTACACTTTTATTTTAGCTGGGTCATTAAATAACGAGTCAGAGGCAATTacgtagtaattatttatttcaacacAAAAGTATTGTTCGTAGGCGTTTAGGCATTtatcctattcgcaactccaataaactatagggggcgccgctgcagccactgtctaatggcggatgaaaaaggtaaatcaaacgcacgccgtaacttataacttgctttgacgcttagtgaatgacagtaagttttcatcgtgtttgtgggaagctctcttttctattcttctgaaattacattacatcataaactgtctgaagcctgtaattcaccccaaagaaaacacgtggaatggaatgtttaacctttttctttagtattgttaatcaccgcaaggtagcgtattagaGCTCTGGAGTTTAGAGAGCCtgtatacggagagattggacaacggcgcgccgatctccgccatgtttagttcatgtgttgtcagctcgaaatgctgtgctgtgtgaatttttagctttcccacgGAATACAGGACATGAAATCTTTAGAGAATAGAATGATTTTTCTTCTCCTTGTATTTTCATCAAAcggagtgagcgccaagtctggCAATTCGGTGCCAATCGTTTCGTATCAtcatagcgcttacaaagaatttttttttctcaaaaacttgttcataaagatagaaaactaacagatatttgtgatctgcacattgcatttcataatatcGCAACTAACTTCcatttttttcgatacaatgtacagtgatatcTAGGgtagaagatgcattacggtctacggggagtgagcatctttggacataaaatggccgccgttccgaagttgtccaatctctccgtatttagtaTCTctactggagttgcgaattgggaaACTAGTCCACTGTGCTCGTCGAAATCCCCCTGTTCTTTATGTTCACCGAAGATGTAGAAGTCCCATGGGGACAGATCTGGGCTGTAAAGTGAAGAAGAGGGGGGGGGCGAGGACTTCACACTTGAACTTCTGCAGGCAGATATTTGTTGAATTGGTTGTGTGTGGTGTAGCGTTGTCGTGCAACAGAATGACACCACGAGAAAGTTTATCGTGACTTTTAGATCTGATTGTATTCCTAAGCATCAATAAGGTTTCATAACGCCGCTGAGCGTTGGTCGTAGCTTCATGCTGAGGAGCGTTCCCTTACGATAGAAGCAGACCGAAAGCAGTACCTTGCGGCAGGGTCAGGGGGgacccgatgggaggtcattgtgacctctcaaaaattccTTATTCCGTAAAAATTTGGTATGACAATTAGgtaaaaatttcatcattcggtaaaattagggGTTCCATTTTGCAAATTGAGGATTTCCGCCTTCCCAAAACTTCAAGTTCGAGACGCCCCTGCTTGCCGGCATTAGTATGGAAGGTCTTGAATTCTTTTGGTACAGCACACAAACTCGTAATTCATTGACTGCTCCTAATATTTCTTTTGGTTGTGGCAATACTGTTTAGAACGTTTTCAGAGTTCAGCGACAGCGAATTTAGAAACAcataaaaatggcaacagattagtttttcgaaaaaacaaCTATAACTTcgtatgaaaaagtaattatttttcaaaggttttgAACGATCCAAAAGCAATCAGATTTATTAAGAttaaatgtctaaataattcgtacTGTATAAGTTGAGTacggtatttctttctttttaagtacttttttttttttttttttttttttgcagctaggCAATACACCTATAATGCTTTGTGCAACTTCAGAGCCTGAAAGCGAACGAGATTGGATTTTAGTTGCCAAGACACTAAAAATCGGAAACGTTAACGTCAAGTCTCATAAAGTAAGCACTCTtcgcatttgaaataattaaatacgTTTTTTGCACTGCAaacatgggcacccatatgcaaaattgtgaggtggggctcagatattttaaccatggtttagcatgatattttccccatgaaaaccaatttcagaatagatttgagtcattaaaattggacatttttaattacttattcattaatggctggagaagaaatatttttacatttttgcaaagaaaaaaatactaaaaacaaggaagtttaAATTTCTAAGGGGgtgctcgagccccccttgcccccctatatgagcGCCCTTGACTGCAAAGTAACAACAGCAAACAACGTAGATCAAAAACACAAAGTAGCAAACTGATTGCGAACAcctgtttcggggtttcaaggaatcccctttttattgcaatgaattgtgagctttaggatgaaaagtcatccaagaAAGCTCGGGGTCTCCCCCTTTTCTGGGATGACTTTTTATCCTAATACTCAAGCTTCATTGCATTGAAATTCCTCgtaatcccgaaacacgtgtctgcaatcagttTGCTAAATTTGTGCTTGATATACGTTGTTTACCATGGTTGCTCTTCATATTTATTTGATACAATTTTAGCAAAATAATATGATTTTGAAAAGAGTGAACAATTAGCAAATTTTCATCACAACAAGAAACAAAagcaactgattttattttaaatagaaattcaGTCTacctgaataataataataataatttgaacacaACGACCAGTCTAATGGATAATCTTCGCGGGCCACATTTGGTTCGCGGGCCATAGGTTGGGAATAACTGCCATAATGCATTGAGGGAGAAATGATAGAAGTAAACATAGAGGGTTTCTGTCTAGCGTCAGCGTTAGCCACCTTTATGGATTGCTCGTTAGATCAGTCGTTCATCCCTTCAATAAGTCAATAAAATGAGTTCCAAGCGCGCTTGGGAATTAAACCCTGGGAgttccgcgttcggctgaccaccaACCCGGAACATCTGCTTAGCGTCCCAAAGCCCTTGTTCAGGAAggctgagatgggcacagtaggccttggctcTCACGAGATGTCGTGCCACTAGgtttggttttttattcatttctgatTGGCGCTGATGTTTTCAACATTCAAACGCCAAATAGACATCGGTATAGCCAAgcatcacgtttttttttttttttttttttcactatcacTCCCCTCTGAATACACTATAGGTAGTTAAGAAAGCACGTAGTATCTGCTCCAGATTTTTCGGCATTGGTttcgaaagaaaacaaaatatcggaatcaaacttaatttaatttttaacccccgacacacaacaaaggaagggagttataagtttgacgtatctgtctgtggcactctagtgcctaaacggatgggccgatttcgaaaaaaaatatatattcaaaaggagagttgattgagagtgttcttagttaggttgcgtctttggatgacattaattaacgaagatagtaattaaaaaactctaaaaggtttttcgctatttttgcaatgaaaatatacttaaaatatttttaatttagtaccaaaataaagagttttttctgcatctgatagaatgtgtttggaacttccatgttatatagattgcgaattataacgcttttcaaagcagattttaaatacggctaataAACGGCTATAAGTTTTTATTCAGCGATAAtgaaccgaattcattgttggccgaaaaggaaattaaaagcaatgatttaaaacttttatctgtTGCTAGTTTCTATTTGTTAGTAAATGAAGTACTTGTAATTGATTtctaatagtataaggcttttaaaacgatttcaaattttccctcttgagtctACATTTGCCACCcagtcgcttttttttttttttttttttgagcaatcacgattgcttattctcatttgactgttttggcgtgctatcattttattttcccaccatcaccctctgccagcaccaccgtcgaccggctcctcacgatgctgctcctcttgcgaaaaccgtctccaggttgcgtccatatcctacacacacacacacacacacacacacacacacctacacactcatgcctgcacacagacacaaacacgcgcgcgtacacacacagcactgcctacacaacatgcacacacatgcatacatacacacacacacacgaacgcctacacacacacccccgtacacacacagcactgtgTACAcgacatgcacacacatgcttacatacacacacgcacgcacccacacacatgcgcctacacaaacacacacgcgcataaatACACAcggtcgtgattgcgaaaaacataatttgaattcaagatgccaaaaattcaaattattattattatttatttattttttaattttagtttcttattatttatttattttgaagactgGACATACGCCCTTGATGAATGCCGTAGCACGGGGCTTAGAGCGGATGGTCCGGTTGCTGCTCGAAGAAGGGGCTGACCCAAACACTCAAGACTTCAGTGGTTCCACTGCCCTGATGTACGCAGCTGAATACGGGAGAGAAGGGTGCGCGAAGGCTCTCCTCGAGCACCACAAATGTGATTCCACTCTCAGAGACAAAGTAAGTAATTTTTATGGGAATAAATCAAGGCCCACCgccctgtctagtggtcagagatgtcTGCGTTGggaaggtcccgggttcgaatcccggctcgggaatttatgtattgtccgttttttacaagaaggcacttcgccacgcctcctcgaacgcagagttccattttacgcgggggtgatcggtaagaaatccacgcgcttctaggcctgcgttcgacgaacctcaccggtcgaccggtgagtgaccggttgctaaccgcagcgttcttgagagctaccggttaactggttgcttccgatgtcgttctatgagcctcaccggttgatctaccggtcaaccgcaacttaagctggttgattggttgagggaaccacgtgacattttcaaccaattataagtaattttcacctgcgtgttattcgtctgcaccatgtctgcgcaagtaacccgtgatcaaccgaaagcgttcgatgaagcattcaGGGAGGCTAAAAGAAGGAGCCTCATCTCCTTTGGCAGCGGGGCGAAAAAGTGACCGGTTTATTCCATCGCCAATGGTGGCGCTAGTGGTCCATCTCTCGCAGTTCGCTCGCCTGATTTAACCGACCCCGAGTATTCGACTGGGTGGATGCCGGCAGTTAGCTAGTTTGGGGCCATTGATacgaaaaatttgttggaactcaataatatcgcgcggtcagcacgatggacctaaaattactttctttcttatatttgttctagaatttagacattaattctgtgtgtcctcgatcttctttctccttagttcttttactccaattaatttatgcagtaacttcgatcaaccctctcccccccctcccccataaattttgcatgatataagctcatttaaaattaaatatttcacagtaatatgtgcaataatatttagtttctttttttgtttacttctgctgaaaaagccgtttttccccccttttttttctggtggattaatctttaaaaacgataagaaaaaaaataattaatactttgaacattgaaaaaaaactgctttttcgttagttaattgtgaacaattaaaaaagaatcttacaagaaagtgctatttaattcaagcgttaatctagtttattgcttatatttatcaagctaagtttcgttttcacttaccataattacttggttcttttattccaatatttggttctgttacaccgagtttctttatcctgcaccaccccccacacacacaaatttcgtgcgatattagctcatataacttaatatagttcactgtattatgtgcaccaatatttagtttcgtttttgtttaattaattacttttgctgaaataaccttttttttctttttatttcgttggatttatctttaaaaacgattagaaaaaatattaacactctgtatattgagaaaaaaaaattgtttatcgttagttattagtgaacaattacaaataatgttacaagaaagtgctatttattacaagcgttgatctagtttatagcttatatttatcacattgtgtttcgttttcacttaccatagttactttctttctcctcctcccatacataaatttcgtgtgatataagcttacataaaactttatgtattacgtttagtttgaaattgttgctctgctctggatttaagtgaaatttgaagaaaaaaaaagcaaaacataaatattttgatgaaaattataagttaaacagttcaatcttaatttcaattgaattctctatatgagtgcgttattgagtttttctactacagtggagtttctattattcaagttaagcatatgtgaaatttaataaataagaagaaaaaggacatggaaatataactaaaaggaaacaaaattagtgatttaaattccaaaactttagttgttcattgctactctctttctatttttttaaatgaataactttaaaatcaagtcttctcgcttactcttaaaattaaatgcatagtactcagaaaaattatgcaaaccggatcgtaatttacgggttttattgggagaaaatgttttcaaaagccagctaaaatcatttttagtttcatggcaaatgagcagaacagccatatcaaaaacaatatacaaaatagaacacaaaattgcacaacacataacaagaatgaatgctcgctaaagtcgtagcagaaatacaaattaaacacatcgaatgcaaaatatgccaaaaacctagggtggagtaaagtattctatgcttctttgaacagctttcatggcgaaagtagtttaatacttccaaatatacaggtgatagtttttaaaacacacttgtttacaatgcttcgctacgagcgaaaagatataagtagtgcgagagatgatactctagcggcctctggcggaagtggaattttgttgccaaactgctaacatggagattcgtctccttccttttactccctgGAAGCATTGTTCGTGAACAACCtgttagtaaccgctgacgtcgttgctgtcacgtgattaatcAACCGGTTGCTACCgctcgtgctcgtcgaacgtaagctaaaAGAAACAGAAACCAGacatccttaacttgggcgtgcattttattGTGCAAAAGAAGCCTTAGTGTcatttacatcacttgcttcacttgtctggtgtcgttttagttattttgaaaagtactgcttttacaacaaaatgctatgattctAATATACCTTCTGCTGAAAAcaacgaaatagaatcatcggataccacgtgacgagggaggagtcaagtgccttctcgtggaaaactgCCACGTTTCATGCTGGGACATtgtggtcgtttccaaaatttaaaaagtatttttttctgaagagcatgcttaaaaacgtaggaacggaccatttcttaaataatttatttgagtttaatattttttaaaaaattacttaaatcgttgcgctttcattgtttacacttctgtcgtgtgacatcacaaatgatgaaatgccattcacagaacaaaatatttaattcgcatctttactcacgtgtattggcaacgatatggttgatagcaagcgtagagcgcaattttaattcgctgcttgattatcgtaacgtggaaacgtagtagaaagatgcgccaaattgcataatttgtgacgtcataaagaccacgccttgtttgaaaaatcggacattttaaaaaattaatttaaaaaaaactgttgggaaactgaaagtattttctgggtccatttaatttttcttttttgctcattctatc is a window from the Uloborus diversus isolate 005 chromosome 6, Udiv.v.3.1, whole genome shotgun sequence genome containing:
- the LOC129224215 gene encoding KN motif and ankyrin repeat domain-containing protein 3-like; translation: MLCATSEPESERDWILVAKTLKIGNVNVKSHKTGHTPLMNAVARGLERMVRLLLEEGADPNTQDFSGSTALMYAAEYGREGCAKALLEHHKCDSTLRDKDGKTACQIALTACYKDLALLIHLHEKKKMKTNQIRLSPKSHQKWTRPPTKKRIPQL